One window of the Hippoglossus hippoglossus isolate fHipHip1 chromosome 9, fHipHip1.pri, whole genome shotgun sequence genome contains the following:
- the LOC117768558 gene encoding cytochrome b ascorbate-dependent protein 3 isoform X1: MLQGGPSTPSCTSTPPDCFPLSLRHTAECRSETSAEPANRKVRANNTLTDLSRMRSTVNFYLCYLLCLCLGLACVVCVCVWNSQWRGGFAWDGSALQFNWHPVLMVTGLVVVYGIGAVVYRIPLTWGQNKLPWKILHAALMLIALLLSIVGLCAVFDFHNAKHMANLYSIHSWIGITATALFALQWVVGVAGFLLPCSPVSLRKLMKPVHVWMGGSIMVLSIAACISGINEKLIFTLKGNTNETQPYSSLPPEAVLGNSLGVLIVAFGLVVLKILSNYTWQRPDPRPEDVAYAPLFQEENE; this comes from the exons ATGCTGCAGGGCGGCCCCTCGACTCCCAGCTgcacctccacccccccagACTGCTTCCCCCTCAGCCTCCGCCACACGGCCGAATGTAGAAGTGAGACCTCGGCTGAACCAGCCAACCGCAAAGTCAGAGCAAATAACACA CTGACGGATCTCTCCAGGATGAGGTCCACCGTGAACTTTTACCTATGCTACCTGCTGTGCCTGTGCCTGGGCTTGGCCTGcgtggtgtgcgtgtgtgtgtggaacagcCAGTGGCGCGGCGGGTTCGCCTGGGACGGCTCGGCCCTGCAGTTCAACTGGCACCCCGTCCTGATGGTCACAGGCCTGGTGGTGGTGTACGGCATCG GAGCGGTGGTGTACCGCATCCCCCTGACCTGGGGTCAGAACAAACTGCCCTGGAAGATCCTTCATGCTGCACTGATGCTCATCGCCCTGCTGCTGTCAATCGTGGGACTTTGTGCTGTGTTTGACTTCCACAATGCCAAACACATGGCCAACCTCTACTCCATACACAGCTGGATTGGAATAACTGCTACCGCTCTTTTTGCCCTACAG TGGGTGGTAGGTGTGGCTGGTTTTCTCCTGCCCTGCTCCCCTGTTTCACTACGAAAACTCATGAAACCCGTCCATGTGTGGATGGGAGGCAGCATAATGGTGCTCAGCATCGCCGCCTGCATCTCCGGAATTAACGAGAAACTCATCTTTACTCT TAAAGGAAACACCAATGAAACTCAGCCGTACTCCAGCCTTCCACCTGAGGCCGTGTTAGGAAATTCATTAGGAGTTTTGATCGTAGCCTTCGGTTTGGTCGTCCTGAAGATTTTGTCCAACTACACATGGCAGCGACCGGACCCTCGGCCGGAGGATGTGGCTTATGCG CCATTGTTTcaagaagaaaatgaatga
- the LOC117768558 gene encoding cytochrome b ascorbate-dependent protein 3 isoform X2 produces the protein MLQGGPSTPSCTSTPPDCFPLSLRHTAECRSETSAEPANRKLTDLSRMRSTVNFYLCYLLCLCLGLACVVCVCVWNSQWRGGFAWDGSALQFNWHPVLMVTGLVVVYGIGAVVYRIPLTWGQNKLPWKILHAALMLIALLLSIVGLCAVFDFHNAKHMANLYSIHSWIGITATALFALQWVVGVAGFLLPCSPVSLRKLMKPVHVWMGGSIMVLSIAACISGINEKLIFTLKGNTNETQPYSSLPPEAVLGNSLGVLIVAFGLVVLKILSNYTWQRPDPRPEDVAYAPLFQEENE, from the exons ATGCTGCAGGGCGGCCCCTCGACTCCCAGCTgcacctccacccccccagACTGCTTCCCCCTCAGCCTCCGCCACACGGCCGAATGTAGAAGTGAGACCTCGGCTGAACCAGCCAACCGCAAA CTGACGGATCTCTCCAGGATGAGGTCCACCGTGAACTTTTACCTATGCTACCTGCTGTGCCTGTGCCTGGGCTTGGCCTGcgtggtgtgcgtgtgtgtgtggaacagcCAGTGGCGCGGCGGGTTCGCCTGGGACGGCTCGGCCCTGCAGTTCAACTGGCACCCCGTCCTGATGGTCACAGGCCTGGTGGTGGTGTACGGCATCG GAGCGGTGGTGTACCGCATCCCCCTGACCTGGGGTCAGAACAAACTGCCCTGGAAGATCCTTCATGCTGCACTGATGCTCATCGCCCTGCTGCTGTCAATCGTGGGACTTTGTGCTGTGTTTGACTTCCACAATGCCAAACACATGGCCAACCTCTACTCCATACACAGCTGGATTGGAATAACTGCTACCGCTCTTTTTGCCCTACAG TGGGTGGTAGGTGTGGCTGGTTTTCTCCTGCCCTGCTCCCCTGTTTCACTACGAAAACTCATGAAACCCGTCCATGTGTGGATGGGAGGCAGCATAATGGTGCTCAGCATCGCCGCCTGCATCTCCGGAATTAACGAGAAACTCATCTTTACTCT TAAAGGAAACACCAATGAAACTCAGCCGTACTCCAGCCTTCCACCTGAGGCCGTGTTAGGAAATTCATTAGGAGTTTTGATCGTAGCCTTCGGTTTGGTCGTCCTGAAGATTTTGTCCAACTACACATGGCAGCGACCGGACCCTCGGCCGGAGGATGTGGCTTATGCG CCATTGTTTcaagaagaaaatgaatga
- the LOC117768558 gene encoding cytochrome b ascorbate-dependent protein 3 isoform X3 produces MRSTVNFYLCYLLCLCLGLACVVCVCVWNSQWRGGFAWDGSALQFNWHPVLMVTGLVVVYGIGAVVYRIPLTWGQNKLPWKILHAALMLIALLLSIVGLCAVFDFHNAKHMANLYSIHSWIGITATALFALQWVVGVAGFLLPCSPVSLRKLMKPVHVWMGGSIMVLSIAACISGINEKLIFTLKGNTNETQPYSSLPPEAVLGNSLGVLIVAFGLVVLKILSNYTWQRPDPRPEDVAYAPLFQEENE; encoded by the exons ATGAGGTCCACCGTGAACTTTTACCTATGCTACCTGCTGTGCCTGTGCCTGGGCTTGGCCTGcgtggtgtgcgtgtgtgtgtggaacagcCAGTGGCGCGGCGGGTTCGCCTGGGACGGCTCGGCCCTGCAGTTCAACTGGCACCCCGTCCTGATGGTCACAGGCCTGGTGGTGGTGTACGGCATCG GAGCGGTGGTGTACCGCATCCCCCTGACCTGGGGTCAGAACAAACTGCCCTGGAAGATCCTTCATGCTGCACTGATGCTCATCGCCCTGCTGCTGTCAATCGTGGGACTTTGTGCTGTGTTTGACTTCCACAATGCCAAACACATGGCCAACCTCTACTCCATACACAGCTGGATTGGAATAACTGCTACCGCTCTTTTTGCCCTACAG TGGGTGGTAGGTGTGGCTGGTTTTCTCCTGCCCTGCTCCCCTGTTTCACTACGAAAACTCATGAAACCCGTCCATGTGTGGATGGGAGGCAGCATAATGGTGCTCAGCATCGCCGCCTGCATCTCCGGAATTAACGAGAAACTCATCTTTACTCT TAAAGGAAACACCAATGAAACTCAGCCGTACTCCAGCCTTCCACCTGAGGCCGTGTTAGGAAATTCATTAGGAGTTTTGATCGTAGCCTTCGGTTTGGTCGTCCTGAAGATTTTGTCCAACTACACATGGCAGCGACCGGACCCTCGGCCGGAGGATGTGGCTTATGCG CCATTGTTTcaagaagaaaatgaatga
- the hdr gene encoding hematopoietic death receptor isoform X1: MTFISTSFSVLVLLLSTTGVFPRPGIDFGSRTQRDVHCTGNLEYPNGNKCCLNCPAGMHVTSHCIKTGERGQCQECDYETYTEHPNHLNQCLKCTKCRLDQDVVRHCMPTQDTECQCKAGRFCDPHQACEICKRCSKCEKDEEIERNCTSTTNTECKKIQPSSGSGSASANTPVIVIIVISSLVVVAGGVAVFIWKKCRSTDTGRDLPEEIKVEQDPLKHYTDSCPTEERGYGETRRPSSSHWPLVRAKSSVTMEDKHKLCESLNSSASNSHHSLTGLPSALPVTAFHTRPVFARTPDRREEDFPKLNPVNGEESLRKCFEYFEDMEIDQHKRFFRNLGIRDNVIKSKELLPYEDKIHELLNIWVEKEGREASLNDLLKALLDLKQRQTAETVMGKAIQDGHYVECPSESEILY; the protein is encoded by the exons ATGACCTTCATCAGCACA AGTTTTTCCGTGTTGGTCCTGCTCCTCTCAACCACTGGGGTGTTTCCGCGGCCCGGCATTGACTTTGGAAGCAGGACACAGCGGGATGTCCACTGCACAGGAAATCTGGAGTACCCGAACGGCAACAAATGCTGCTTGAACTGTCCAGCTG GTATgcatgtgacatcacactgcATCAAAACCGGAGAGAGGGGGCAGTGTCAGGAATGCGACTACGAGACATACACTGAGCATCCCAATCACCTAAATCAGTGTCTCAAGTGCACAAAGTGTCGCCTAG aTCAGGACGTTGTAAGGCACTGTATGCCCACCCAAGATACGGAATGTCAGTGCAAAGCAGGAAGATTTTGTGATCCTCACCAAGCTTGTGAAATATGCAAGAGATGTTCAAA GTGTGAAAAGGACGAGGAGATAGAGAGGAACTGCACCTCTACCACCAACACGGAGTGCAAGAAAATCCAGCccagctctggctctggctctgccTCAG CAAACACACCTGTGATTGTGATCATTGTAATCTCCAGTCTTGTTGTGGTCGCTGGGGGGGTGGCAGTATTCATCTGGAAGAAATGCAGATCAACAG ACACTGGGAGAGATCTGCCGGAGGAGATTAAAGTTGAGCAG GATCCTCTAAAGCATTACACTGACAGCTGTCCCACTGAGGAAAGGGGGTACGGAGAAACCCGAAGGCCAAGCTCCTCTCACTGGCCACTGGTGAGAGCCAAATCCTCCGTCACTATGGAGGATAAGCACAAGCTGTGTGAAAGCCTCAACAGCTCAGCCAGTAACTCGCACCACAGTCTAACTGGCCTGCCATCCGCCTTACCTGTAACCGCCTTCCACACCAGACCTGTGTTTGCCCGGACGCCCGACAGGAGG GAAGAGGACTTTCCCAAACTTAATCCTGTGAATg GTGAAGAGTCTCTGAGGAAATGCTTCGAGTATTTTGAGGATATGGAGATCGACCAACACAAGAGATTCTTCCGTAACCTTGGGATCCGCGACAACGTGATTAAAAGCAAAGAGCTCCTTCCCTATGAAGACAAGATCCATGAACTGCTGAATATTTGGGTGGAGAAAGAGGGCAGAGAGGCTAGCCTGAACGACCTGCTGAAAGCATTACTTGATTTGAAACAGAGGCAAACAGCGGAGACGGTCATGGGGAAAGCTATTCAGGATGGTCATTACGTTGAGTGtccatcagaatcagaaatactttattaa
- the hdr gene encoding hematopoietic death receptor isoform X3 — MTFISTSFSVLVLLLSTTGVFPRPGIDFGSRTQRDVHCTGNLEYPNGNKCCLNCPAGMHVTSHCIKTGERGQCQECDYETYTEHPNHLNQCLKCTKCRLDQDVVRHCMPTQDTECQCKAGRFCDPHQACEICKRCSKCEKDEEIERNCTSTTNTECKKIQPSSGSGSASASANTPVIVIIVISSLVVVAGGVAVFIWKKCRSTDTGRDLPEEIKVEQHYTDSCPTEERGYGETRRPSSSHWPLEEDFPKLNPVNGEESLRKCFEYFEDMEIDQHKRFFRNLGIRDNVIKSKELLPYEDKIHELLNIWVEKEGREASLNDLLKALLDLKQRQTAETVMGKAIQDGHYVECPSESEILY, encoded by the exons ATGACCTTCATCAGCACA AGTTTTTCCGTGTTGGTCCTGCTCCTCTCAACCACTGGGGTGTTTCCGCGGCCCGGCATTGACTTTGGAAGCAGGACACAGCGGGATGTCCACTGCACAGGAAATCTGGAGTACCCGAACGGCAACAAATGCTGCTTGAACTGTCCAGCTG GTATgcatgtgacatcacactgcATCAAAACCGGAGAGAGGGGGCAGTGTCAGGAATGCGACTACGAGACATACACTGAGCATCCCAATCACCTAAATCAGTGTCTCAAGTGCACAAAGTGTCGCCTAG aTCAGGACGTTGTAAGGCACTGTATGCCCACCCAAGATACGGAATGTCAGTGCAAAGCAGGAAGATTTTGTGATCCTCACCAAGCTTGTGAAATATGCAAGAGATGTTCAAA GTGTGAAAAGGACGAGGAGATAGAGAGGAACTGCACCTCTACCACCAACACGGAGTGCAAGAAAATCCAGCccagctctggctctggctctgccTCAG catcAGCAAACACACCTGTGATTGTGATCATTGTAATCTCCAGTCTTGTTGTGGTCGCTGGGGGGGTGGCAGTATTCATCTGGAAGAAATGCAGATCAACAG ACACTGGGAGAGATCTGCCGGAGGAGATTAAAGTTGAGCAG CATTACACTGACAGCTGTCCCACTGAGGAAAGGGGGTACGGAGAAACCCGAAGGCCAAGCTCCTCTCACTGGCCACTG GAAGAGGACTTTCCCAAACTTAATCCTGTGAATg GTGAAGAGTCTCTGAGGAAATGCTTCGAGTATTTTGAGGATATGGAGATCGACCAACACAAGAGATTCTTCCGTAACCTTGGGATCCGCGACAACGTGATTAAAAGCAAAGAGCTCCTTCCCTATGAAGACAAGATCCATGAACTGCTGAATATTTGGGTGGAGAAAGAGGGCAGAGAGGCTAGCCTGAACGACCTGCTGAAAGCATTACTTGATTTGAAACAGAGGCAAACAGCGGAGACGGTCATGGGGAAAGCTATTCAGGATGGTCATTACGTTGAGTGtccatcagaatcagaaatactttattaa
- the hdr gene encoding hematopoietic death receptor isoform X2 codes for MTFISTSFSVLVLLLSTTGVFPRPGIDFGSRTQRDVHCTGNLEYPNGNKCCLNCPAGMHVTSHCIKTGERGQCQECDYETYTEHPNHLNQCLKCTKCRLDQDVVRHCMPTQDTECQCKAGRFCDPHQACEICKRCSKCEKDEEIERNCTSTTNTECKKIQPSSGSGSASASANTPVIVIIVISSLVVVAGGVAVFIWKKCRSTDTGRDLPEEIKVEQHYTDSCPTEERGYGETRRPSSSHWPLKEEDFPKLNPVNGEESLRKCFEYFEDMEIDQHKRFFRNLGIRDNVIKSKELLPYEDKIHELLNIWVEKEGREASLNDLLKALLDLKQRQTAETVMGKAIQDGHYVECPSESEILY; via the exons ATGACCTTCATCAGCACA AGTTTTTCCGTGTTGGTCCTGCTCCTCTCAACCACTGGGGTGTTTCCGCGGCCCGGCATTGACTTTGGAAGCAGGACACAGCGGGATGTCCACTGCACAGGAAATCTGGAGTACCCGAACGGCAACAAATGCTGCTTGAACTGTCCAGCTG GTATgcatgtgacatcacactgcATCAAAACCGGAGAGAGGGGGCAGTGTCAGGAATGCGACTACGAGACATACACTGAGCATCCCAATCACCTAAATCAGTGTCTCAAGTGCACAAAGTGTCGCCTAG aTCAGGACGTTGTAAGGCACTGTATGCCCACCCAAGATACGGAATGTCAGTGCAAAGCAGGAAGATTTTGTGATCCTCACCAAGCTTGTGAAATATGCAAGAGATGTTCAAA GTGTGAAAAGGACGAGGAGATAGAGAGGAACTGCACCTCTACCACCAACACGGAGTGCAAGAAAATCCAGCccagctctggctctggctctgccTCAG catcAGCAAACACACCTGTGATTGTGATCATTGTAATCTCCAGTCTTGTTGTGGTCGCTGGGGGGGTGGCAGTATTCATCTGGAAGAAATGCAGATCAACAG ACACTGGGAGAGATCTGCCGGAGGAGATTAAAGTTGAGCAG CATTACACTGACAGCTGTCCCACTGAGGAAAGGGGGTACGGAGAAACCCGAAGGCCAAGCTCCTCTCACTGGCCACTG AAAGAGG AGGACTTTCCCAAACTTAATCCTGTGAATg GTGAAGAGTCTCTGAGGAAATGCTTCGAGTATTTTGAGGATATGGAGATCGACCAACACAAGAGATTCTTCCGTAACCTTGGGATCCGCGACAACGTGATTAAAAGCAAAGAGCTCCTTCCCTATGAAGACAAGATCCATGAACTGCTGAATATTTGGGTGGAGAAAGAGGGCAGAGAGGCTAGCCTGAACGACCTGCTGAAAGCATTACTTGATTTGAAACAGAGGCAAACAGCGGAGACGGTCATGGGGAAAGCTATTCAGGATGGTCATTACGTTGAGTGtccatcagaatcagaaatactttattaa